The proteins below are encoded in one region of Syntrophotalea carbinolica DSM 2380:
- a CDS encoding GGDEF domain-containing response regulator gives MKSSTILVVDDELFFRRLYANLLSENGYQVETASSGEDAVIRLAQGDIDIVLADLVMPGMSGMGILDHCRKLRNPPDVVLVTGHASVESAIQALKNGARDYLIKPFDPTELLHVVHTCLEQRHLLDENFVLKAQIQLHQRGQHLAAQFDLDQLFTEALAAVLQEAGGGRGLACLINDGQISQLASTKDLQETEAMALMDALQDHLTNGTELRILTRTELPEAPQLPEGLHTIGIFPLRSPYGLHGAMVLCNPLEKDFDSDLPRENLCYLLEQTALGFENACRFKSARDLIFIDDLTGLHNYRYLQMILEQEILRAERYGLEFSLVFIDLDFFKQINDTRGHLAGSQALKDVAELLRQCVRDSDVLFRYGGDEFTGFLVETGCEGAAVVAERIRRSIQEHVFFPTSDNPAKITATVGYATYPTDAGTKQEIIHLADKAMYAGKQCRNAVRGAWQLAEMKDEPADDA, from the coding sequence ATGAAATCCTCAACCATCCTGGTTGTAGATGACGAGCTTTTTTTTCGCCGTCTTTACGCCAACCTCCTCAGCGAAAATGGTTATCAGGTGGAGACTGCCTCGTCAGGCGAGGATGCCGTCATCCGGCTTGCCCAAGGTGATATCGATATCGTGCTTGCAGATCTGGTCATGCCTGGCATGAGCGGGATGGGTATACTCGATCACTGCCGCAAACTCCGCAACCCCCCGGATGTTGTTCTGGTCACGGGACACGCCTCCGTCGAATCGGCCATTCAGGCACTTAAAAATGGGGCGCGCGATTACCTCATCAAACCTTTCGATCCGACGGAACTGCTGCATGTCGTCCACACCTGCCTCGAACAACGCCATCTGCTCGACGAAAACTTTGTCCTCAAAGCTCAAATCCAGCTGCACCAACGCGGGCAACACCTGGCGGCCCAGTTCGACCTCGATCAATTATTCACCGAAGCGCTTGCCGCCGTTCTGCAGGAAGCCGGCGGGGGGCGCGGCCTGGCCTGCCTGATCAACGATGGTCAGATTTCGCAACTGGCGAGCACCAAAGATCTGCAGGAAACCGAAGCGATGGCCCTCATGGATGCCTTGCAGGATCATCTCACCAACGGCACCGAACTGCGCATATTGACCCGGACGGAGCTGCCGGAGGCCCCGCAACTTCCCGAGGGGTTACATACCATCGGCATTTTCCCCTTGCGCTCGCCCTACGGCCTGCACGGCGCCATGGTATTATGCAATCCGCTGGAAAAAGACTTTGACTCCGACCTGCCCCGCGAGAACCTGTGTTACCTGTTGGAGCAGACGGCCCTGGGATTCGAAAATGCCTGCCGTTTTAAAAGCGCCCGGGATCTGATCTTCATCGATGATTTGACCGGATTGCACAACTATCGATACCTGCAGATGATCCTGGAGCAGGAAATTCTGCGCGCCGAGCGTTACGGACTGGAATTTTCCCTGGTCTTCATCGACCTTGATTTTTTCAAGCAGATCAACGATACCCGCGGACACCTGGCCGGCAGCCAAGCCCTCAAGGACGTCGCGGAACTTTTGCGTCAATGTGTCCGGGACTCGGATGTCCTGTTCCGCTACGGCGGCGATGAGTTCACCGGCTTTCTGGTGGAAACCGGCTGCGAAGGCGCCGCCGTGGTCGCCGAACGTATCCGCCGCTCCATTCAGGAACATGTATTTTTCCCGACCAGCGACAACCCTGCGAAAATCACAGCCACTGTCGGATATGCGACCTATCCAACCGATGCCGGCACCAAGCAGGAGATTATCCACCTGGCCGACAAGGCCATGTATGCCGGCAAGCAATGCCGTAACGCGGTACGCGGCGCCTGGCAACTGGCGGAGATGAAAGACGAGCCGGCGGACGACGCATAA
- the hisS gene encoding histidine--tRNA ligase produces the protein MNDILPSDVETWQFLEREAHRIFKLYGFAEIRVPVVEKTELFCRSIGETTDIVEKEMYTFDDRSSNSLTLRPEGTAPVMRSFIEHKLHALDPVSKLYYMGPMFRYERPQKGRYRQFHQIGAEAIGVDDPMMDAQVLAMLCHYFDAVGIDNVELHVNSLGCQECRPQYRQALTGYLESRLDKLCADCQRRYQTNPLRVLDCKVPACQEATKDAPSVLDLLCSGCNDHFAQVRQHLQELQIDYTINARMVRGLDYYTKTTFEMVTNQLGSQNAVAAGGRYDGLIKELGGPALPGIGFAMGVERLVLMKGEQQVQPPRPDVFLAALGEAAGQKAFALMYRLQRLDLRAEMAFTGKSLKAQMRRAGKLNARYVLMLGEEELASGQAQLRDMDNGSQEPIALEGIEQALLEKTRGN, from the coding sequence ATGAACGACATTCTCCCGAGCGACGTTGAAACCTGGCAGTTTCTGGAACGTGAGGCACACCGCATTTTTAAATTGTACGGGTTTGCCGAAATCCGCGTTCCCGTCGTCGAAAAAACCGAGCTGTTCTGCCGTTCCATCGGCGAAACCACCGATATCGTGGAAAAGGAAATGTATACCTTCGATGATCGCAGCAGCAATTCCCTGACCCTGCGTCCCGAAGGAACGGCACCGGTCATGCGTTCTTTCATCGAGCATAAATTGCATGCCCTGGATCCCGTATCCAAACTGTATTACATGGGCCCCATGTTCCGCTACGAACGCCCGCAAAAAGGTCGTTACCGGCAGTTCCATCAAATCGGCGCCGAAGCCATCGGTGTCGACGATCCCATGATGGACGCCCAGGTTCTGGCCATGCTGTGCCACTATTTCGATGCCGTGGGCATCGACAACGTGGAACTTCATGTCAACTCCCTGGGCTGCCAGGAATGCCGCCCCCAATACCGCCAGGCTCTTACCGGCTACCTGGAAAGCCGCCTGGACAAGCTGTGTGCGGACTGCCAGCGACGCTATCAGACCAATCCTTTGCGGGTGCTGGATTGCAAGGTGCCAGCCTGCCAGGAAGCCACCAAGGATGCGCCTTCGGTTCTGGACCTGCTTTGCAGCGGTTGCAATGACCACTTCGCCCAGGTCCGGCAACACCTGCAGGAACTCCAGATCGACTACACCATCAACGCACGCATGGTTCGCGGCCTGGATTACTACACCAAAACCACCTTCGAAATGGTCACCAATCAACTCGGCTCCCAGAACGCCGTAGCGGCCGGCGGTCGTTACGACGGCCTCATCAAGGAACTGGGCGGCCCCGCTCTGCCCGGCATCGGATTTGCCATGGGCGTTGAACGGCTGGTGCTGATGAAGGGGGAACAGCAGGTTCAGCCGCCCAGACCCGACGTATTTCTGGCCGCCCTGGGCGAAGCCGCCGGCCAAAAGGCGTTTGCCCTCATGTATCGCCTGCAGCGACTCGACCTGCGCGCGGAGATGGCCTTTACAGGCAAAAGCCTTAAGGCCCAGATGCGCCGGGCCGGCAAGCTGAATGCCCGCTATGTGCTCATGCTCGGCGAGGAAGAACTGGCCTCGGGCCAGGCCCAGCTTCGCGACATGGACAATGGCAGCCAGGAACCCATCGCCCTGGAGGGCATAGAGCAGGCCCTGCTGGAAAAGACACGAGGAAACTAG
- the icd gene encoding NADP-dependent isocitrate dehydrogenase, whose amino-acid sequence MTYQHLKVPQGEKITLKNGRLHVPDHPIVPFIEGDGTGPDIWQAAVRVFDAAVEKAYKGKRRISWMEVYAGEKAFNMQLGWLPDETLQAFNDFLVGIKGPLTTPVGGGIRSLNVALRQELDLFVCLRPVRYFEGVPSPVKKPEDVDIVIFRENTEDIYAGIEWQAGSAEAQKVIHFLQQQMGIGKIPYSEATGIGIKPISRPRTERLIRAAIQYAIDHHRHSVTLVHKGNIMKFTEGAFKQWGYELAAREFREQIVTARESWILANKDDHPELGDEEIARMIDPGYAMMTPEQQAEIRQEVAATLATLLPTHGNGQWREKIMIKDAIADIALQQVLTRASEFDVIATMNLNGDYLSDALAAQVGGIGIAPGANINYQTGHAIFEATHGTAPKYANLDKVNPGSVILSGVLMLQHLGWQEAAELIVRAMEKTIGQKRVTYDFERLMDGATLLKCSEFGSALIDNMV is encoded by the coding sequence ATGACTTACCAACATCTCAAAGTTCCTCAAGGCGAAAAAATCACCCTCAAAAACGGGCGGCTACACGTTCCCGACCACCCCATTGTTCCCTTTATCGAAGGTGACGGCACCGGTCCCGATATATGGCAGGCCGCCGTGCGGGTTTTTGATGCGGCTGTGGAAAAAGCCTACAAGGGCAAACGCCGCATCAGCTGGATGGAGGTCTACGCCGGGGAAAAAGCCTTCAACATGCAGCTCGGGTGGCTTCCGGACGAAACCCTGCAAGCTTTCAACGATTTCCTGGTCGGCATCAAAGGTCCGCTGACCACCCCTGTAGGGGGCGGCATACGCTCCTTGAACGTGGCTTTGCGTCAGGAACTCGATCTATTTGTCTGCCTGCGACCGGTTCGCTACTTTGAGGGGGTACCCTCGCCGGTCAAAAAACCCGAGGACGTCGACATTGTTATTTTCCGGGAAAACACCGAAGATATCTACGCCGGCATCGAGTGGCAGGCGGGCAGCGCCGAAGCGCAAAAAGTCATCCACTTCCTGCAGCAGCAGATGGGCATAGGCAAAATACCCTACTCCGAAGCGACCGGCATCGGCATCAAACCGATCTCCCGCCCGCGCACCGAACGGCTGATTCGGGCCGCGATCCAGTACGCCATCGATCACCATCGCCATTCCGTGACCCTGGTCCACAAGGGGAACATCATGAAATTCACCGAGGGGGCCTTCAAACAGTGGGGCTACGAGCTTGCCGCCCGGGAATTCCGTGAGCAGATCGTAACCGCCCGCGAGAGTTGGATTCTCGCCAACAAGGACGATCATCCCGAGCTGGGCGATGAGGAAATCGCCCGCATGATCGACCCCGGCTACGCCATGATGACCCCCGAACAGCAAGCGGAAATTCGTCAGGAAGTAGCCGCCACCCTTGCCACCCTGCTGCCGACCCATGGCAACGGACAGTGGCGGGAGAAGATCATGATAAAGGACGCCATTGCCGATATTGCCCTGCAACAGGTTTTAACCCGGGCCAGCGAATTCGATGTCATCGCCACCATGAATCTCAACGGCGACTACCTGTCCGATGCGCTGGCCGCACAGGTCGGCGGGATCGGCATCGCGCCAGGGGCCAATATCAACTACCAGACGGGGCATGCCATCTTCGAAGCCACCCACGGCACGGCCCCCAAATACGCCAACCTGGACAAGGTCAACCCCGGATCCGTCATTCTGTCCGGCGTTTTGATGCTGCAACACCTCGGCTGGCAAGAGGCCGCCGAGCTGATTGTTCGAGCCATGGAGAAAACCATCGGCCAAAAGCGCGTCACCTACGACTTTGAGCGCCTCATGGACGGCGCCACACTGCTGAAATGTTCGGAGTTCGGCAGTGCCCTTATTGATAATATGGTTTAA
- a CDS encoding helix-turn-helix transcriptional regulator, translated as MKPSDTDAYRDDFPGGHKQWTFLNNHAHVLLCLARNPDMVLREVALQVGITERATQKIIKDLVDCGVIERYRVGRCNSYRIHLDLPLRHPLETRHTVGELLAMFLTEEEMRRARSMGIAGA; from the coding sequence TTGAAACCTTCAGATACGGATGCCTACCGGGACGATTTTCCCGGAGGGCACAAACAATGGACTTTTTTGAACAATCACGCCCATGTACTTTTATGTCTGGCCAGAAACCCCGATATGGTGTTGAGAGAAGTGGCATTGCAGGTCGGTATCACCGAACGGGCCACGCAAAAAATTATAAAGGATCTGGTCGATTGTGGGGTTATCGAAAGGTACCGTGTGGGGCGTTGTAACAGCTATCGCATCCATCTCGACCTGCCTTTGCGCCACCCTCTGGAGACGCGACATACGGTCGGTGAATTGCTGGCCATGTTTCTTACCGAGGAGGAAATGAGGCGGGCGCGATCGATGGGAATAGCAGGGGCCTGA
- a CDS encoding LysM peptidoglycan-binding domain-containing protein, protein MARLVLLLLTLLMMAGGCVAPPLQELQSARTALDEALAAEAAVLAPNEYQAAQDALRDGEALVDKKKYKLAREILPFAEAHARRAILQAQREQADRELQKIRSQELLRTAQLPHEPVRQPTPQTRKAITTRPVSPPKPKPRPILTVYRVGAGETLWTIASQREIYGDPLLWPLLYQANRDQIRDPRQVYPGQSLSIPRKLTEEEKATAREKALRSEIFPVGSESPAKDTSGHKPAAPNNAPSN, encoded by the coding sequence ATGGCAAGACTTGTTTTACTTTTGCTGACTCTGCTTATGATGGCGGGGGGGTGTGTCGCCCCCCCGCTACAGGAGTTGCAATCGGCCCGCACCGCGCTGGACGAAGCCCTGGCGGCGGAAGCCGCCGTACTGGCACCCAACGAATATCAGGCAGCTCAAGATGCCCTGCGTGACGGCGAAGCTCTGGTCGACAAAAAGAAATACAAACTCGCCAGAGAGATCCTGCCTTTTGCCGAGGCCCACGCCCGCCGTGCGATTTTGCAGGCGCAACGGGAGCAGGCAGACAGGGAATTACAGAAAATCCGCTCGCAGGAACTTCTGCGAACCGCGCAGCTGCCCCACGAACCGGTTCGTCAGCCAACCCCGCAAACGCGTAAAGCAATTACCACCCGTCCCGTTTCGCCACCCAAGCCAAAACCCCGTCCGATCCTGACGGTTTATCGCGTCGGAGCCGGTGAAACCCTGTGGACGATTGCCTCGCAGCGGGAAATCTACGGCGATCCTCTGCTCTGGCCATTACTCTACCAGGCCAACCGCGACCAGATACGCGATCCCAGGCAGGTTTATCCAGGACAGTCTTTGAGCATTCCACGCAAACTGACCGAAGAGGAAAAGGCCACGGCCCGTGAAAAAGCTCTCAGGTCAGAGATTTTCCCCGTTGGTTCGGAATCCCCCGCAAAGGATACCTCCGGACATAAGCCTGCCGCACCCAATAACGCACCTTCGAATTAA
- the mdh gene encoding malate dehydrogenase — MVKPKIALIGGGQIGNSIAHLAAMRELGNVIMFDIKDGLAQGKCLDIAQAAPISNFDVQLCGSNDISCIAGADIVVVTAGIPRKPGMTREDLIEINARIMVTVAEGIKTHAPESIVIVLSNPLDAMVTLCQKITGFPTQRIMGMAGVLDSARFASFIAWELGVSVRDVNAMVLGGHGDAMVPIVRFANVNGIPALELLKNKYGDEDKARQVMAGLVERTQDAGGEVVHLLQTGSAFISPATSAIAMVEAVIHDQKRLLPVCAMLDGQFGISGYYVGVPCILGVGGVERIVEFELTEDEQALLDHSVGEVKKLVDSLPL; from the coding sequence ATGGTCAAACCTAAAATCGCCCTTATCGGAGGCGGCCAGATAGGCAACTCCATTGCCCATCTCGCGGCCATGCGGGAACTCGGCAATGTCATCATGTTCGATATCAAGGACGGACTTGCCCAGGGCAAATGTCTGGATATCGCGCAGGCAGCTCCCATATCCAATTTCGACGTGCAGCTCTGCGGCTCCAATGATATCAGCTGTATCGCCGGAGCCGATATCGTGGTCGTTACCGCCGGAATCCCGCGCAAACCGGGCATGACCCGTGAAGACCTGATAGAAATCAACGCCCGGATCATGGTTACGGTCGCCGAGGGCATCAAAACCCATGCCCCGGAATCGATTGTCATCGTACTGTCCAATCCTCTGGATGCCATGGTAACCCTGTGTCAGAAAATCACCGGATTTCCTACCCAACGGATCATGGGTATGGCCGGCGTCCTCGACTCGGCGCGCTTTGCTTCCTTCATCGCCTGGGAACTCGGCGTTTCTGTGCGCGACGTCAACGCCATGGTGCTGGGCGGACACGGTGACGCCATGGTGCCTATTGTACGTTTTGCCAATGTCAACGGCATTCCCGCCCTGGAACTGCTGAAAAACAAATACGGCGACGAAGACAAAGCCCGCCAGGTCATGGCCGGCCTGGTCGAGCGCACGCAGGATGCCGGTGGCGAGGTGGTGCATCTGTTGCAAACCGGCAGTGCCTTCATCTCCCCCGCGACAAGTGCCATCGCCATGGTCGAAGCCGTCATCCATGACCAGAAGCGACTGTTGCCGGTGTGCGCTATGCTCGATGGCCAATTCGGGATCAGCGGTTACTATGTCGGTGTGCCTTGTATCCTGGGCGTCGGCGGCGTTGAAAGGATCGTCGAATTTGAATTGACGGAAGATGAACAGGCCCTGCTCGATCACTCGGTAGGCGAAGTCAAAAAACTTGTCGACAGCCTGCCTCTGTAG
- the aspS gene encoding aspartate--tRNA ligase encodes MIDILGDWKRSHFCGSITAADTGKEVCLMGWVQRRRDHGGLIFIDLRDRQGIAQLALDPDRDPEAHAKAERVRNEYVVAVRGIVSARPEGTVNPKMATGEVEVEVKELRMLNGAETPPFLIEDNVDVAENIRLKHRYLDLRRPALQSNLVLRHKVAQIVRNYLNDTGFIEVETPVLTKSTPEGARDYLVPSRVNPGMFYALPQSPQLFKQLLMVSGFDRYYQIVKCFRDEDLRADRQPEFTQIDCELSFVDRQDIMDIMEAMIATVFQQILGIELSLPMPRITYTESMARFGVDNPDMRFDLELVEISNIAKDCGFKVFADAVKKGGIVKLLNAKQCASFSRKEIDDLTDFVKIYGAKGLAYVKIQEDGSWQSPIAKFFTEKEIALIDEAAGSEPGDLLLFAADTFKVANESLGRLRGHLGQKLGLARKDDFRFAWVTDFPLLEWDGEARRHVAVHHPFTAPLDEDIALLDGDPGSARAKAYDLVLNGSEIGGGSIRIHNREIQNKMFSLMGITAEEAEEKFGFLLGALSYGAPPHGGIAFGLDRLMMILTGSDSIRDVIAFPKTQKATCLLSEAPGAVDDKQLRELSIRRAVRNN; translated from the coding sequence TTGATCGATATTCTGGGTGATTGGAAAAGAAGCCATTTCTGCGGCAGCATTACCGCCGCCGACACCGGCAAAGAAGTGTGTCTTATGGGCTGGGTCCAGCGGCGTCGCGACCACGGTGGCCTGATTTTCATCGATCTGCGCGATCGCCAGGGTATCGCCCAGCTGGCCCTCGACCCTGACCGCGACCCTGAGGCGCACGCCAAGGCCGAGCGGGTCCGGAACGAATACGTGGTCGCCGTGCGGGGCATCGTTTCCGCGCGCCCCGAGGGCACAGTCAATCCTAAAATGGCCACCGGCGAGGTTGAAGTCGAGGTCAAGGAACTGCGCATGCTCAACGGTGCGGAGACGCCGCCGTTTTTAATCGAGGACAATGTCGATGTCGCGGAAAACATCCGTCTCAAGCACCGCTACCTCGACCTGCGGCGCCCGGCTTTGCAATCCAACCTGGTGCTGCGCCACAAAGTCGCTCAGATCGTGCGCAACTACCTCAACGATACGGGCTTCATAGAAGTCGAAACGCCTGTCCTGACCAAAAGCACCCCGGAAGGGGCGCGTGACTATCTGGTGCCGAGCCGCGTCAACCCCGGCATGTTTTACGCTCTGCCGCAATCGCCGCAGCTGTTCAAACAGTTGCTCATGGTGTCCGGCTTCGATCGTTACTACCAGATCGTCAAATGTTTCCGGGACGAAGACCTGCGCGCCGATCGCCAGCCCGAATTCACCCAGATCGACTGCGAATTGAGTTTTGTAGACCGCCAGGACATCATGGATATCATGGAGGCGATGATCGCCACCGTGTTTCAGCAAATCCTCGGCATCGAGCTTTCGCTGCCCATGCCGCGCATAACCTACACCGAGTCCATGGCCCGCTTCGGTGTCGACAACCCGGATATGCGATTCGATCTGGAGCTGGTGGAAATTTCCAACATCGCCAAGGACTGCGGTTTCAAAGTCTTTGCCGACGCGGTGAAAAAAGGCGGCATCGTCAAACTGCTCAACGCCAAACAATGCGCGTCCTTCTCCCGCAAGGAAATCGACGATTTGACCGATTTCGTAAAAATTTACGGTGCCAAAGGGCTGGCTTACGTTAAAATACAGGAAGACGGTTCCTGGCAGTCGCCCATCGCTAAATTTTTCACGGAAAAGGAAATCGCCCTCATCGACGAAGCGGCCGGCTCCGAGCCCGGCGACTTGCTGCTGTTTGCCGCCGACACCTTCAAGGTTGCCAACGAATCCCTCGGCCGCCTGCGCGGTCATCTCGGACAAAAACTGGGATTGGCGCGCAAGGACGACTTCCGGTTTGCCTGGGTCACCGACTTTCCCCTGTTGGAGTGGGACGGTGAGGCCCGGCGTCACGTGGCGGTGCATCATCCCTTCACGGCACCTCTCGATGAAGACATTGCGCTCCTCGACGGCGATCCCGGCAGCGCTCGCGCCAAAGCCTACGACCTGGTGTTGAACGGCTCCGAAATCGGCGGTGGCAGTATCCGTATCCATAACCGCGAGATACAGAACAAGATGTTCTCCCTGATGGGCATCACGGCCGAGGAAGCCGAGGAAAAATTCGGATTCCTGCTCGGCGCCCTGAGCTACGGAGCGCCCCCTCACGGTGGCATTGCCTTCGGACTCGACCGTTTGATGATGATCCTGACCGGATCCGATTCCATACGTGACGTTATCGCCTTCCCCAAAACCCAGAAAGCCACCTGCCTGTTATCGGAAGCGCCTGGTGCTGTCGACGACAAACAGTTGCGGGAACTCTCCATCCGGCGCGCGGTCCGAAACAATTAG